The following coding sequences are from one Gossypium raimondii isolate GPD5lz chromosome 4, ASM2569854v1, whole genome shotgun sequence window:
- the LOC105779957 gene encoding probable protein phosphatase 2C 33 isoform X1 — protein MGSCLSAESRSPRPGSPSSPHLANMKRRNSRKVLGSRNSSFDYRKEEPLHRIPGRLFLNGYNDVASLFTQQGKKGTNQDAMIIWENFGSRTDTVFCGVFDGHGPYGHMVAKRVRDHLPLKLNAHWEVSKSGEDALREINLNTAGSMNSEQTSFLTADEESRASVDLEETEKYPEIFQTLKESFLKAFKVMDRDLRTHASIDCFCSGTTAVTLVKQGPHIVIGNVGDSRAVLGTRDKDNSLIAVQLTVDLKPNLPAEAERIRKYKGRVFALKDEPEVARVWLPNSNAPGLAMARAFGDFCLKDFGLISVPEISYWHVSEKDEFIILATDGIWDVLSNKEVVDIVASCRARTSAARALVETAVRAWRYKYPTSKVDDCAVVCLFFDSTSNNLSTVSNANAKVQPVSMDQVENENEKDNNINVLTSVDRSGTVGSGKVVPGGNEDLDLDVDVDLDCSKEEEMNSEIGTDWSALEGVSRVNTLFNLPRFDPGK, from the exons ATGGGGTCCTGCTTATCTGCTGAAAGCAGGAGCCCTCGCCCTGGTTCACCTTCGTCCCCTCATCTGGCGAATATGAAGAGGAGGAACTCAAGGAAGGTATTAGGGTCTCGGAATTCTTCCTTTGACTACCGGAAGGAAGAACCGTTGCATAGAATTCCAGGGCGGTTGTTCTTGAATGGGTACAATGATGTTGCTTCACTCTTTACTCAACAAGGCAAGAAAGGTACCAACCAGGATGCCATGATTATTTGGGAG AATTTTGGTTCAAGAACAGATACTGTTTTCTGTGGCGTTTTTGATGGTCATGGTCCCTATGGTCATATGGTAGCTAAGAGAGTGAGAGACCATCTTCCGTTAAAACTGAATGCTCATTGGGAAGTTAGTAAATCTGGTGAGGATGCTCTCAGAGAGATCAATTTGAACACTGCAGGAAGCATGAACAGTGAGCAGACCTCATTTTTAACAGCTGATGAGGAATCTAGGGCATCTGTAGATCTCGAGGAAACAGAAAAGTACCCAGAGATCTTTCAGACACTTAAAGAGTCTTTTCTGAAGGCTTTCAAAGTAATGGATAGGGATCTTAGAACACATGCCAGTATTGATTGCTTCTGCAGTGGGACGACAGCTGTAACTTTGGTGAAGCAG GGTCCACATATTGTCATTGGAAATGTTGGGGACTCCAGAGCTGTTTTAGGTACAAGGGACAAAGACAATTCGCTTATTGCAGTTCAGTTGACTGTTGATCTTAAACCAAATCTTCCAG CGGAGGCAGAGAGAATTCGAAAATATAAAGGTCGTGTCTTTGCTCTTAAAGATGAACCTGAGGTTGCCCGAGTTTGGCTACCAAACAGTAATGCACCTGGCCTTGCCATGGCAAGGGCTTTTGGAGATTTTTGCCTCAAGGATTTTGGTCTCATCTCTGTGCCTGAAATATCTTATTGGCACGTGTCAGAGAAGGATGAATTTATCATCTTGGCCACTGATGGG ATTTGGGATGTGCTTTCAAACAAAGAAGTAGTAGATATTGTAGCATCTTGTCGAGCTCGCACATCTGCCGCACGAGCTTTGGTTGAGACAGCTGTTAGAGCTTGGAGATACAAGTACCCAACTTCAAAAGTTGATGATTGTGCTGTTGTTTGCCTATTCTTTGATTCAACCTCAAACAACCTATCTACTGTTTCCAATGCTAATGCCAAAGTGCAGCCAGTTTCAATGGACCAAGTTGAGAATGAGAATGAGAAAGACAATAATATCAATGTCTTAACTAGTGTGGACCGGTCTGGGACTGTTGGAAGTGGAAAAGTTGTTCCAGGAGGGAATGAAGATTTAGATTTAGATGTAGATGTAGATTTAGACTGCTCAAAGGAGGAGGAAATGAATTCAGAAATAGGAACAGATTGGTCAGCCCTTGAAGGAGTATCTCGTGTCAATACCCTTTTCAATCTCCCAAGGTTCGATCCTGGAAAGTAA
- the LOC105779957 gene encoding probable protein phosphatase 2C 33 isoform X2, which translates to MGTMMLLHSLLNKARKNFGSRTDTVFCGVFDGHGPYGHMVAKRVRDHLPLKLNAHWEVSKSGEDALREINLNTAGSMNSEQTSFLTADEESRASVDLEETEKYPEIFQTLKESFLKAFKVMDRDLRTHASIDCFCSGTTAVTLVKQGPHIVIGNVGDSRAVLGTRDKDNSLIAVQLTVDLKPNLPAEAERIRKYKGRVFALKDEPEVARVWLPNSNAPGLAMARAFGDFCLKDFGLISVPEISYWHVSEKDEFIILATDGIWDVLSNKEVVDIVASCRARTSAARALVETAVRAWRYKYPTSKVDDCAVVCLFFDSTSNNLSTVSNANAKVQPVSMDQVENENEKDNNINVLTSVDRSGTVGSGKVVPGGNEDLDLDVDVDLDCSKEEEMNSEIGTDWSALEGVSRVNTLFNLPRFDPGK; encoded by the exons ATGGGTACAATGATGTTGCTTCACTCTTTACTCAACAAGGCAAGAAAG AATTTTGGTTCAAGAACAGATACTGTTTTCTGTGGCGTTTTTGATGGTCATGGTCCCTATGGTCATATGGTAGCTAAGAGAGTGAGAGACCATCTTCCGTTAAAACTGAATGCTCATTGGGAAGTTAGTAAATCTGGTGAGGATGCTCTCAGAGAGATCAATTTGAACACTGCAGGAAGCATGAACAGTGAGCAGACCTCATTTTTAACAGCTGATGAGGAATCTAGGGCATCTGTAGATCTCGAGGAAACAGAAAAGTACCCAGAGATCTTTCAGACACTTAAAGAGTCTTTTCTGAAGGCTTTCAAAGTAATGGATAGGGATCTTAGAACACATGCCAGTATTGATTGCTTCTGCAGTGGGACGACAGCTGTAACTTTGGTGAAGCAG GGTCCACATATTGTCATTGGAAATGTTGGGGACTCCAGAGCTGTTTTAGGTACAAGGGACAAAGACAATTCGCTTATTGCAGTTCAGTTGACTGTTGATCTTAAACCAAATCTTCCAG CGGAGGCAGAGAGAATTCGAAAATATAAAGGTCGTGTCTTTGCTCTTAAAGATGAACCTGAGGTTGCCCGAGTTTGGCTACCAAACAGTAATGCACCTGGCCTTGCCATGGCAAGGGCTTTTGGAGATTTTTGCCTCAAGGATTTTGGTCTCATCTCTGTGCCTGAAATATCTTATTGGCACGTGTCAGAGAAGGATGAATTTATCATCTTGGCCACTGATGGG ATTTGGGATGTGCTTTCAAACAAAGAAGTAGTAGATATTGTAGCATCTTGTCGAGCTCGCACATCTGCCGCACGAGCTTTGGTTGAGACAGCTGTTAGAGCTTGGAGATACAAGTACCCAACTTCAAAAGTTGATGATTGTGCTGTTGTTTGCCTATTCTTTGATTCAACCTCAAACAACCTATCTACTGTTTCCAATGCTAATGCCAAAGTGCAGCCAGTTTCAATGGACCAAGTTGAGAATGAGAATGAGAAAGACAATAATATCAATGTCTTAACTAGTGTGGACCGGTCTGGGACTGTTGGAAGTGGAAAAGTTGTTCCAGGAGGGAATGAAGATTTAGATTTAGATGTAGATGTAGATTTAGACTGCTCAAAGGAGGAGGAAATGAATTCAGAAATAGGAACAGATTGGTCAGCCCTTGAAGGAGTATCTCGTGTCAATACCCTTTTCAATCTCCCAAGGTTCGATCCTGGAAAGTAA
- the LOC105779887 gene encoding aspartic proteinase 36 produces the protein MMDLRRLALVVVTVAVTVVGEFGCGCFGNVLTLNVLRKFAGHGKNLSALRAHDIRRHGRLLSTIGVDLPLGGNGHPSETGLYFAKIGLGNPSKDYYVQVDTGSDILWVNCAGCDKCPTKSDLGLGLTLYDPKKSSTSSLVYCDQDFCTSTYDGPLPGCKPNLQCQYNVVYGDGSSTAGYFVKDNMKLERVTGNLQSRSTNGTVVFGCGARQSGELGSSSEALDGILGFGQANSSIISQLAASGKVKKSFAHCLDNIEGGGIFAIGEVVSPKVKRTPMVQNQAHYNIVMKDIEVGGDLLRLPSDIFDSGDQKGTIVDSGTTLAYLPSSIYEPLMTKILSQQPALNLHTVEDQFTCFQFVGSVDSGFPVVKFHFEDSLVLTVFPHEYTFQIREDIWCFGWQNSGVQSKDGKDMILLGDLVLSNKLVIYDIENQNIGWTEYNCSSSIKVKDESSGAVYSVGAHDIGSASSLRIGGILTLLSIIIALLHSSIA, from the exons ATGATGGATCTAAGGAGATTAGCGTTGGTGGTTGTGACCGTTGCGGTGACGGTGGTGGGTGAATTCGGTTGTGGTTGTTTTGGGAACGTGTTGACTTTAAATGTATTACGTAAATTTGCAGGCCACGGAAAGAATTTAAGTGCATTGAGAGCTCATGATATCCGTCGTCATGGTAGGCTTCTCTCTACTATCGGTGTGGATCTCCCTTTAGGTGGCAATGGTCATCCTTCTGAAACTGG GCTTTATTTTGCTAAAATTGGATTAGGAAATCCATCAAAGGACTATTATGTGCAAGTTGATACTGGAAGTGACATTCTATGGGTGAATTGTGCTGGATGTGACAAGTGCCCCACAAAAAGTGACCTTGGT CTAGGATTAACATTATATGATCCAAAGAAGTCCTCCACTTCAAGCCTGGTTTATTGTGATCAAGATTTTTGTACTTCGACATATGATGGTCCACTCCCTGGTTGCAAGCCCAATCTTCAGTGCCAATATAATGTTGTTTATGGTGATGGAAGCTCAACAGCTGGATACTTTGTAAAGGACAATATGAAACTGGAGCGGGTGACTGGTAACCTTCAAAGTAGATCTACAAATGGGACTGTTGTATTCGG GTGCGGTGCTAGACAATCTGGGGAATTAGGATCATCAAGTGAAGCACTAGATGGGATACTAGGATTTGGACAAGCAAATTCTTCTATAATTTCACAACTGGCTGCATCtgggaaagtaaaaaaatcgTTTGCACATTGTTTGGATAATATAGAGGGAGGTGGAATCTTTGCGATTGGTGAAGTGGTATCTCCGAAAGTCAAAAGGACACCTATGGTTCAAAACCA GGCACATTACAATATTGTAATGAAGGATATTGAGGTCGGTGGTGATCTACTGCGACTTCCAAGTGATATTTTTGATAGTGGAGATCAAAAGGGAACAATAGTGGATAGTGGTACAACCTTGGCATATCTTCCATCATCAATTTATGAACCACTAATGACAAAG ATTCTCTCCCAGCAACCTGCATTGAACTTGCATACTGTAGAagaccaatttacatgttttcaGTTTGTGGGAAG TGTTGATAGTGGATTTCCAGTCGTAAAGTTCCATTTTGAAGATTCCCTTGTTTTAACGGTTTTTCCCCATGAGTATACATTCCAAATTCGT GAAGATATTTGGTGTTTTGGTTGGCAGAACAGTGGAGTGCAATCTAAAGATGGCAAAGATATGATTCTTTTGGGAG ATTTGGTGCTTTCAAATAAGTTGGTTATATATGATATAGAAAATCAGAACATTGGATGGACTGAATACAATT GCTCTTCGAGCATCAAAGTGAAGGATGAAAGTTCGGGGGCAGTGTATTCGGTTGGTGCCCATGATATTGGTTCAGCTTCCAGTTTGAGAATTGGAGGAATTCTAACATTATTGTCTATAATAATTGCTTTACTCCACAGTTCTATAGCTTAG